In Streptomyces sp. NBC_00569, a single genomic region encodes these proteins:
- a CDS encoding LAETG motif-containing sortase-dependent surface protein: MVENKKTWRTSGALIAAATAGAFGVGLFASPAQAHTPVWEVTCSQVSLDLTNYGSRSDNTVTVTVDGKDLLPAEKFQNDFHKKLDLPEHSKELQVRLVVKASDGDQYSRDETKTAPVCEGSTPKPSDTPRPTPTPSKPADTASPTPSDKPSTATSSAAAVPSSKPSADSGDLAETGSSSATPLIGGAAAVVIVAGGGLVWATRKRRSAAQG, from the coding sequence GTGGTTGAGAACAAGAAGACGTGGCGGACGTCGGGCGCCCTCATAGCGGCCGCCACGGCGGGTGCGTTCGGCGTGGGGCTCTTCGCGAGCCCGGCGCAGGCGCACACCCCCGTGTGGGAGGTGACCTGCTCCCAGGTCAGCCTCGACCTGACCAACTACGGGTCGCGGTCCGACAACACGGTGACGGTCACGGTGGACGGAAAGGACCTGCTGCCCGCCGAGAAGTTCCAGAACGACTTCCACAAGAAGCTGGACCTGCCCGAGCACAGCAAGGAACTCCAGGTCCGCCTGGTCGTCAAGGCGAGCGACGGGGACCAGTACTCGCGTGACGAGACGAAGACGGCCCCGGTGTGCGAGGGCAGCACGCCCAAGCCGTCGGACACGCCGAGGCCGACTCCGACGCCGTCCAAGCCGGCCGACACGGCGTCTCCCACGCCGAGCGACAAGCCCAGTACGGCGACGAGCTCCGCTGCCGCGGTGCCCTCGTCCAAGCCGAGCGCCGACTCGGGCGACCTCGCCGAGACGGGCTCGTCCAGCGCCACGCCGCTCATCGGCGGTGCGGCCGCCGTGGTGATCGTCGCGGGTGGCGGCCTCGTGTGGGCGACGCGCAAGCGCCGCAGCGCCGCTCAGGGCTGA